The Lentimicrobium sp. L6 nucleotide sequence TATACCTTCCTCCGTTATGCTTCTGAGTTTGATGAGGCATTATATGAGCTTCAATCACATGTGCAAACTAGAAATAATAATGTGGAAAGCTACTTATCAAAATAAGATAGTTTATAAGGCTATTAAACTTAACGCCAAATAACAAATTATAATATTAAATTTGCATGAAGAAATAACAAGTTTATTAGAGCTTGGCTTCTTTGTGCAAATATTGAAAAACAAATATATATGTTGAAATTCATCCAAAATACAATATTGAATGTCTCAAAAACAGCAGAAAATATTGTCGATACTCCAACTTGGGAAGACAGCTTTCGGTTTTTAGATATTAAATTAATCAATGTTCCTGATTTTACAGAATTAGTGGTTCGATTTGCTCTCAACTCCATTATGATTCTTTTGGTCATACATTATATGTATGCCAGAACAAGCAAGCGAAAAGACTTTTACTTTAGTTATATTGCCATTGGAGGAACCGTTTTCCTTTTGAGTTTTTTGCTTAATAATGTAAAGCTAGAATTAGGGTTTGCACTTGGTTTGTTTGCTATCTTTGGGATTATTCGTTATCGAACCGATGCTATTCCTATCAAGGAAATGACCTATTTATTTGTGGTGATAGGCATATCGGTAATGAATGCTTTGGCTAGTAAAAAAGTGAGCTATTCCGAATTGTTATTTACTAATGCAGCTATTGTAGCAGGACTTTGGTTCCTCGAAAAAAGGCTCTTATTAAAAGAAGAAAAATCTCTTCGTATTATTTACGAAAAGATTGAGAATATTCATAAAATGAAAGAAGAAGAGTTGAGAGAAGACCTTCAAAATAGAACTGGAATTACTATCATCCGATATGAAATCACCAAAATAGACTTCCTTAGAGATGTAGCTGATATTGAGATATTCTATAGCCCAAAAGAAAATGCTACTCTGATTCAGAATAATGAGTAATTCAGAATTACTTACTTAAAGAGGAAAGAAAAAGCCATTAAAATCATTTTATTGGCTTTTTTGTTGATATGAGAATGGCCATAACAATCAATTTATACAATTGTATAAAGAAATTAGTTATAAAGGCATTTCATTATTGCAATGGTTATTACCGATAGGAAATCATACGTTTTTTTTAAGATTAAATTTAATCCTAACTTCATTTTATCATTGGTATTAGTTCTTCATTCTAAAGAAAAACATTCTTATATTAAACTCGACAGTCACTTTGTCACAAAAACAGTCATAGCTTCTTATTTTTTTGGCTAAATTTGCAGACAAAGCTGTGCTAAATTTATTTATTTGCTAATGGCACAGTTTTAGACTGAACACATTTAAAATTGAATACACAAATAAATAATACTATAATGAGCGAGGCTATAGAGAAAGTAAAAACCCTGATCATTGGTTCAGGTCCTGCTGGTTACACAGCTGGTATTTACGCTGGTCGTGCAGCACTTAATCCTGTGATGTATCAAGGAATGCAGCCAGGTGGTCAGCTAACTATTACTACAGAAGTAGAGAATTTTCCAGGTTATCCAGAAGGAACTGATGGTCCTGCTATGATGGAAGACTTGAAGAAACAAGCTGAAAGATATGGAACTCAAGTAAGATGGGGCGAAATTGTAGAAGCTGACTTCTCAAAAAGACCATTTATCTGTAAAGCCGATGATGGTAATATGATTGAAGCTGAGACCGTAATTATTGCTACAGGTGCTTCTGCTATGTGGTTAGGACTACCTTCTGAAGAAGAGTATAATGGTGGTGGAGTATCTGCTTGTGCTACTTGTGATGGTTTCTTCTATAAAGGAAAAGATGTTGCTGTTGTAGGTGGTGGTGATACTGCTGCTGAGGAGGCTTCCTACTTAGCTAATATCTGTAATAAGGTATACATGATTGTGAGAAGAGACGAGTTAAGAGCCTCTAAAGCTATGCAAGAAAGAGTGAAGAAAAATCCAAAAATAGAAATCCTTTGGAATCATAATACCAAAGAAATTCTTGGAACTTCTCAAGGTTTTGCAAAAACAGTAACTGGGGCATTATTATTAAATAATAAGACCAACGAAGAAACAACAATCAATATCGATGGTTTCTTTGTAGCTATTGGTCACACGCCAAACTCTAAAATATTCAAAGGACAAATTGATATGGACGAAACTGGATATATCAATACGATTCCAGGAAGTACAGCAACAAATATTCCTGGTGTTTTTGCAGCAGGTGATGTACAAGATAAAACTTATCGTCAAGCGATTACTGCAGCCGGAACAGGTTGTATGGCTGCTATTGAAGCGGAACGCTTTATTGGCGAGAATGAGTAAATAGTGACTTCAAGAAAACTCCGATAACTTCGTTATAATCTTTTTGAAAACAGTCATTTACACATGTAAACTCCTTGTTTTTCATAAAGACCAAGCCTCGTTCTCGGAGATTTCTTATCAGTCACGTGAGATTGGATAGGTTCTTTGCTAATACAAAGTGGAATTTAACCTAGAAATAACAAAATCCGTTTAGCCTTAGGCTAAACGGATTTTGTTTTAACACTAACTCTTTGTTGACCTACTCTACCACCAATTTAGCACTCCCCACCATATGGTTTTCGCTTCTTACAATAATGACATATATACCTGCCGACCATTGGCTAATATTTAAGGCCTCCTCCTTTATACCATTGGCTAATTTCTTTTGATAAACCTCCTCGCCAGTTTGATTATACACTGATAATTGCAAACCTGTAACTTCATTTTTATTTTCGATGATTAGCTTAGCAATGGTATGGGCAGGATTAGGATGTATTTGCAACTCTATTTTATCTTTTGTTTGGGCATAATGCTTAGGGCTTTGTAATTCATCTATACCCACAATAGTATGGCAGGTATAGGGTAAAAACCCAGAAACTACACCACCAGGGCATAAACTATCGTATTGCCCTGTCCAATTGGGGTATACAGTATCATAAGTAAAGTCCAGATTACGCTTGCTCATATAAATATCATATTTACCAGAGGAATTATTCTCTTTCATTCTACCTACGGTTACGATTTTGTCATTATAGCTATAAATTAAATTAGCTGGGTCTTTCCATCTGTCATCTTCTTTATAGTCTATGATATTAAGAGCCGTATCAAATTTAATATATCCGTAGTGGTAATTATACTCTTCAATGGTATACAAATACCGCCAAATACTGATAAAACTAGTGTCGCTAATTTGAATAGATCCAGCCAGACGGGTGGAAAAATAATCCTCAGGCATGATTTGCTTTGACACAAAGGATTGCTCTTCTCCATTTTCATTAAAATACATCAACACAGGGTGATGGGTTTGATAGTTACTGCCTATAGCTACAAAATTCCCTTCAGATAAATTGTGAATACTCCAAGGTTTACTATATAGGCTATCATAAATACCAAAGGGCAATATCCATTCCTCTTCCCCATTAGGATTAACCTTAATAAATAAAGACCGAGTTCCCCAACCTTGGGAGGGGTCATTATTAATTGGCCATTCTGCTTCTCCAGCTATATAATAGTCATTTTCTTCACTTATCAATATCTTATCTGGCATGGCATTCCATATCACAGGGTAATCATCCATGGTAGCATAATCACCCTTCCAAATAATATGTCCTTCAGTATTCAGTTTAATTAAATTAATACGCTCTTCATACAACTCTCCATAATCTGCACACAATACAATAATATCCCCATTCTTATCAATCGCTATATCCTTAGCAAAAGAATATTCGGGCCATTCAAATATTTTACACCATTCTACCTCCATACAGGCATTTAATTTGGATACCCACGGATTAGCAACGCCTGTAAAATTGCTTATCCCACACATAATAAGTCCACCATCTTCATGATTCTTCATGGATAATATATAGTTTTGATAGGTAGAATCCATTCTTCTTTCCCAAAGATAATAACCATTTATATCCGTTTTTTTAATAAAAGTTTTACCCTCCATGAATTCCTCATAATTGGCATGGAAAATATAACCTTTATCATAATGTTCTATATCATTTTTATAAGCCAAAGCCGATTCATTATTATTTTGCGCCCCATACCACCTTTCCCAAGTGGTATCAGAGTAGATAAATTGAGCATTTGCATAAATTGAAAAAAACAGAAATATATTTATTAGAAAATTTCTCATTTGCTTTATTTTAAAAAGGGAAAAGGAATGCAAATAAATTGCATTCCTATCTCCCATGGATTCTCATCTTCCAAATTTACTTAATTATACCGATGATTAATCAAAATTTGACTTTATTTCCCTATGGTCATAAAGCCGATTTGATTATATATCGGCATAAACCAATGTAACAAGCAAAATGGCTTAAAAGCGCATTTTGGTGTACATTTGGTATCATATTAAATGTAGAACTTTTGATGGTTTGTTATCTTGTTTTACTCCACCACCAATTTAGCACTCCCCACCATATGGTTTTCGCTTCTTACTATAATCACATACATACCTGATGACCATTGGCTAATATTTAAGGCCTCCTCCTTTATACCATTGGCTAATTTCTTTTGATAAACCTCCTCGCCAGTTTGATTATACACTGATAATTGCAAACCTGTAACTTCATTTTTATTTTCGATGATTAGCTTAGCAATGGTATGGGCAGGATTAGGATGTATTTGCAACTCTATTTTATCTTTTGTTTGGGCATAATGCTTAGGGCTTTGTAATTCATCTATACCCACAATAGTATGGCAGGTATAGGGTAAAAACCCAGAAACTACACCACCAGGGCATAAACTATCGTATTGCCCTGTCCAATTGGGGTATACAGTATCATAATTAAAGTCCTGATTACGTTTGCTCATATAAATATCATATTTACCAGAGGAATTATTTTCTTTCATTCTTCCTACGGTTACGATTTTGTCATTATAAGTGTGTACTAAATCTGAAGGCCCAGTCCACCTGTCATCTTCTTTATAGTCTATGATATTTAGAGCCGTATCGAATTTAATGTATCCAGAATGATAGGTGTATTCCTCTGAGGTATTTTTATATAAAAAAATACTAAAAAAGCTAGTGTCACTTATTTGAATGGCTTCCCCTAATCGAGTGGCGAAATAATTCTCAGGCATAATTTGCTTTGAAACAAAAGATTGTTCTTCTCCATTTTCATTAAAATACATCATAACAGGGTGATGGGTTTGATAGTTACTGCCTATAGCTACAAAATTTCCTTCTGACAAATTGTGAATACTCCAAGGTTGGGTATATAGGCTATCATAAATTCCAAAAGGCAATATCCACTCCTCTTCCCCGTTGGGATTAACCTTTATAAATAAAGACCGAGTACCCCAACCTTGTGAGGGGTCATTATTAATTGGCCATTCAGCCTTCCCAGATAAATAATAATCATTTTCTTCGCTTATTAATATTTTATCAGGCACGGCATTCCAAATCACAGGGTAATCATCCATGGTAGCATAATCACCCTTCCAAATAATATGACCTTCAGTATCCAGTTTGATTAAATTAATACGTTCTATATCGCCATAACCAAAACCATAGCATAAAACAATAATATCACCGTTATTATCTATAGCTATATCCTTAGCAAATGAATATTCGGGCCACTCAAACAATTTACACCATTCCACCTCCATACAGGCATTTAGCTTGGCTACCCAAGGATTACCTATATCATTATAGTAGCTAACACCACACATTACAAGTCCTCCATTATGGACATTCTTCATAGATAGCATATAAGTCTGATAAGTAGAGTCCAATTTCCTTTCCCAAAGATAATAGCCATTTATATCTGTTTTTTTAATAAAGGTTTTCCCGTCTGCTATTTCTTCATAATTGGCATGGAAAATATAGCCTTTATCATAATGTTCTATATCGTTTTTATAAGCCAGAGCCGATTCATCATTATTTTGTACTCCATACCATCTTTCCCAAGTAGTATCGGAGTATATATATTGTGAAAAGGAAGATAAACTTAAAAAAAGAATTAGAATTAATAGGATCGTTGATTTCATAATTGTATTTTTTAGAAAGGCAGGAATTGACTTTGTCAATTCCTGCCGGATTCTCATCTTCCAAATTTACTTAATAATATTGAATGTGGTACTATTAATAGCTTTACCATCAATTTTTAGAGTAATAATATAGTTGCCTGATTTAAATGATTTTAAATCTATGGTCTTACTGTCTTGTTTTTGTTCGATGGCAATGTTATCTAAACGCTTACCGGTGGAGGTTTCTGTAATCACCAATTCGGCCGATTGAAATGCTATTTTAATATCGTATTCACAAATCACATAATCTCTGGCTGGATTGGGATACATATTGATTTCAGCATATTCTTCTTTTGGTATATTTATATCAAAAGGCTCGGTAATTAGAGCCGATTTGTTTTCGAACTCCGGTAAATATATGGGGGCTTGATATTCTTTCTCGCCCAAATAGATGAGTAAATTGCGAGCCCAAGCCGAAGCTAAATTCACCGTATCCTTTGATAATAGAAGTATTTCAGCTTTTTCAGTATCAGTTAGCTCATAAATACTTCTATTATTGTTTTTTACATTGGCCAATATCTGATAATATTCTTGCAATTTATCTAATTCGTAGGCATCCTCATTATCCAAAGTAAAGTCTGTTGCTATGGAGTTCAATACTTGATTGGCAGCTGTGGTTTCATTATTCTGTAAGTAAATACCTGCCAATTGATAGCGCGATTCTATATTCTGTGATTGACTTAATAAATACAAAATACTATCGCTATTATTATTTACAGTATCGTGAGTATAGCGGGCCAATATATGATTGAAGGCATTGCTATATTCAGCTTTGCTATTTTGCAATTGTGCTTCTAAATTCTCTTTGGCACCTATAATGGTTTGCCCATTAATAATTTGCTGTTTCATATATTCGGGCATGGGGTTGGTCCTGCTTTTGGGAATTTGTATTTGAGTAGGCTTTCTGATAATTCAAAGGAGCATAAATTTCATCATTAAATTGATGTTAGATAGGATCTTTGTTTTGTAGTGCCTTAATGCAAATATATGTAGGTTAATTTCAAACTTTGATTAATAATACTACAGAAAATTAATGAGGAAACCAGCCTTTCTTTTTTCTACTTACTTGAAAAACTCAATTAGACTCAGAATGATTCAATAAAAACTCCTTAGCAAACTCCTTCCCAACTTGTTCGCGGGCGTTATAAATGAAATCTACTCCATTATCGTGAAGTTCTTTGGCCTGATCGCGGAACTCACATACTGCACCAATTTTAATTCCACTGTGCTCAATATTTTTAAGTTCAATACTTGTATTTACATTAGAGGTATGATTACTAAAAGACAAGAATATCATATTAATTTTACTTAAATCTACATTTTGCCAAAAATTACTATCTGTAGCGTCTCCCCAAATCACATTCTTATTTTCTGACTGAGCTCCTTCCACAGTATCATGATTATAATCCACTCCAACTACTTTGTCATTATATTCTTGGCAAACTTGCCGATAAACGGAACGTCCTATCCTTCCCATCCCACAAACCAACACCTCAGCATCTCCTAAATTGCTTGGTTCGTCATCGGGGTGAACTTTACTGGAATTCAAACGCATTAGTTGTGGTTTAAAATGGTTGAATATCTCATGTGCTCTATGGTTAAATGGAGCAGCTATTAAGAATGATAAACTCAAAGCTAATGCTAAAGTAACCAACCAACTTGACTCCATCCAACCTGCTTGCACACCAATTGCCGCTACTATCAAACCAAATTCACTATATGTTGACAAGCTTAACGTTGTTAGCAAAGAGGTACGCGCTCGAAGATTGAAACGAGTAAACAAGTACATAAAAAGACCCGATTTTAAAACCAGCATCATTGTCATGATTACAGCAATGAGCAAGGTACTCCAAGTGGGTAATCCTGACAGTCCTATCTCAAAAAAGAAGGCAATCAGAAAGAAATCTTTATAGCCACCCATATGTGTAGATAGTTCTTTAGCCCGACCATGATTTCCCAATAAAACCCCCATAATAAGCGCCCCTAAGTCAGCTTTTAAACCCACCATATCGAAACTCATTGCACCTGCCACAAAAGCTGCAAAAAAGCCAAAAAGCGTTAATAGCTCTCCGTGATCAATGGTTTTTAAAATGCGATAGAAGAGAAATCTTATTAAATAGAGATAAACCGGAAGTCCAAGAGCCCAAAGACTAGGGATTTCATTCTTTGAAATCGTTAAAAAGATAACCGCCAGAACATCTTGTATGACCAGTATCCCAATGGCTATATTTCCGTGGAAGGAATTGACTTCTCCACGCTCCTCTAATATTTTAATGGTAAAAACAGTACTGCTAAAACTTAAAGCGAATCCAATGATCAGAGCAGTTTTAAAACTAAGAGGAGTCAAATATCCTAACCCAATGGTAGAAATAATGCTTATCAAACTTGCAAACACCAGTGTAGTTATAACAGAATGAATCCCTGCACTAGCCCATATTTCCTTATGCAGCAGTGATTTAAGATTTATTTTAAGCCCAATATTGAATAATAAAAGCATCACACCCAATTCCGCTAAGGCATGAATAGCAATATTACCTTCTGACATACCAATAAAGTTCAATAAAAATCCTGTAGCCAAGAATCCTATTAAAGGAGGTAGATTTACTTTTTTAGCCAAAAAGCCAGCTATGAAAGCAATACTGATCCAAATTGCGTCGATATGCCAAGTTGCAAACATTGGTAACAAAGATACTATTTATACGGGCTTTTACTATTCTATATTTTGAAGAGATTTTCAATAATCTGTTAAATCCAAGTTACAGTATAGTCTCTTTTATCAGAGAATTTTAAAAATAAGTTAAAAGCGAAAGCATATCCCGTTTATTATCTCCATATTTGTATGATAAAATATAGTGATGCGATTTCTATACTTACTTTTCTTCCTCTTTTTAGCCCCCTGCCTTATAGCACAAAACATGCTTGTAGTTGAGAAACCGGGGACGGTAAATAATAAAATCTATTATGCAGGAAATAATATCGACCTCAAAACCATAGATGGTCTCAGAATCTCCGGCCCCATAAATGTCATTCGTGATAGTATGATGGTGGTTGATTTCGTTCATGAAGTTAAGATCAAGGATATTGAAATCATCTATAAACTTCGATATGGTCTCAATATCACAGGAAGTGCATTGATAAGTGGAGGAGCTTTATATTTGGGATTAGATTTGATTAATAATCAATCCATTGATGAACAAGGAATATGGGTAGCTTCTGGAGTCATTGTATCCGGAATCATCATGAAACTTTTTGCTAAGAAGAGAATGCGCTTGGAGGAGGGTAAATGGAGAGCTAAAATCCTAGTAGAGTGAGGCTGAAAAGTTTGGTTAAAGACCTGGGGCCTGGTTTAGTAGTTGCAGCTACTGGAGTTGGAGCGGGTGATTTAGTAGCTGCCTCTGTGGGCGGAGCTCATTTTTCTTATGTCATATTATGGAGTGCCTTATTAGGTGCTTTATTAAAATACGCACTAAACGAAGGTATTGCTCGCTGGCAATTGGCTTCCGGAAAATCTATGATTGAAGCCTGGAAATCCTATTTCCCTTCCTGGGTTTCCTATTATTTCTTATCATATTTAATCATTTGGTCTTTTATAGTTGGAGCGGCATTATCAGGTGCTTGCGGCTTAGCCGCTCATGCCATATTTCCTATTCTTTCAGTGGCCCAATGGGGAATTATTCATGCAGTTTTAGCCTTTGTTTTGGTTCTGTTTTTCCAATATAACTTCTTTGAACGCATCATGAAGGCGATGATAGCTTTGATGTTTATCATCGTAATATTGACCACCATTATCTCACAACCTAATTGGTCTTTGGTAATAAAAGGAACTTTTCTCCCAAGCATTCCTAAGGGATCCATTTGGTTAATTCTAGGAATCATTGGTGGAGTTGGAGGTTCTGTTACTTTACTTTCCTATGGATATTGGATTAAAGAGCGAGAGTGGAATAGTGTTTCCTTTTTGCCTAAAGTAAAGATAGACTTATCTGTTGCCTATATTTTAACCGGACTTTTTGGAATGGCCATTATGATTATTGCGGCCCAATTACAGCCCGAAGTGGTAAATGGAAACGGAATGGTGCTGTCATTAGCTGATAAAATAGGCGAAAATAGCGGTGAAGTGGGAAAATGGATCTTTTTATTGGGATTTTGGGGTGCTGTTTTTAGTTCTATGCTTGGGGTGTGGCAAGGGGTTCCATTTCTATTTGCCGACTATATGCGTACTCGTTCAAACTCAATGACTCATTCTTCTATTTCAAATATTGATTTGAGTAAAGACAATTCCTATAAATATTTCCTAGCATTTATTGCTTTACCTCCTCTAGTTCTTCTCTTTTTTCAGAAACCAGTATGGATTATCATTGCCTATGCCGTTACAGGTAGCATGTTTATGCCTTTTCTAGCTTTTACCTTATTCTGGCTCAATAATAGAAAAAATGAGGTCTTGAAGAATTCTATTTTTATTAATTTCTTACTTTTTATTGCCTTTGCTTTATTTAGTCTATTGATGGGAATGAAGCTTTGGGAGTTTGTTTAACACTAACAATCCCCTCTGACTTTCATTCGAACTCCACTCCCTAAAGATTTTAACTCTATGAACCAAAAGCACCTTATTTCCTATTTGTAATTCCACATAAAAAAAATTAACAAGGTAATTAAGATCCGAAACTAGCCTTTCTGTTAACTGTATATTCAACACTTTTATTGGGGGCGATATATTGTGAAAGTTCTGATCATTTGATAGTTTCTTTATTGATTGTTCTTACTGAATATGTTATTTAATTGACAAATAAATGAACGTTCATTCATATTTTGTAATATTGCCTTCTCAAATAGATAAGATGAACAAATTGATACCAAAACTTCAAAAGAGCAAGGACAAGAGAGTGGCATTATTGCAAGCTACCCTTCAGCTGATCAATCAAGGAGGAATACAAGAGGCTTCCATGTCGAAGGTAGCCAAACTGGCCAAGGTATCTCCTGGAACCATCTATCTTTATTTTGAGAACAAGCAGGATTTAGTGAATCAGTTATATTTGAGTATAAAAGCAGCATTTAGTAAAGAAGCATTTAAAGATTTTAAAGAGGATGATCCAGTAAAGGAGAGTTTCAGGAAAATCTGGTATCGTATTGCTGGTTTTAAAATCAAGCAAACTGAGGAGTCTTCTTTTTTAGATCAATGCGACAATACACCTATTTTAGATGAAAAAAGCAGGCAAGAAGGATTGAGGCATTTGCAACCGCTTCTCGATTTATGGAATCGTGGACAAGAGGAGGCTTTAATTAAAAAAATCTCTCCTTATTTATTGTACGCATTCACCATTTATCCTATGGCTTTTTTAATGAATACCAAAAACAGATCCCACTGTAAATTAAATGAACAAATTTTAGAAAAGGCTTTTGAAGCGGCTTGGGATAGCATTAAGCTTTAAAGCTTTTCTAACACATAAAAATGATAAAAATGGAATTGTTAGATAAATTAAACTGGAGATATGCTGCCAAAGCCATGAATGGTGAAAAAGTAGCACAAGAAAAAATCGATAATATTATTGAAGCCATCTCTTTGGCTCCTACATCAAGTGGATTGCAACCATTCGAGGTGTTTGTGATTACCAACCAAGAAATAAAAGAGAAAATCAAACCCGTAAGTTGGAATCAGTCAGTGATTACTGATTGTTCTCATTTATTAGTGTTTGCTGCTTGGGATACCTATACCGAGGATCGTATCAATAAGATGTTCGACTTAACCAATGAGGTACGTGGTTTCAAAAACCAAGGCTGGGAAGATTACCGTCAGTTGCTTTTGGGAGCTTATCCACAAAGAGATGCAGAGGTGAACTTCAATCATGCAGCTCGTCAGGCTTATATTGCTTTTTCACAAGCCATTGCAGCGGCTGCTTTTGAAGGAGTTGATGCAACACCTTTAGAAGGATTTGATCCTGTTGCTGTAGATGAAATTTTAAACCTAAAAGAAAAGGGATTAAGATCTTGTGTGATGCTTCCTCTAGGTTATCGTGATACCGAAAACGATTGGTTGGTGAATCTAAAAAAAGTAAGAAAAAGTAAAAATGACTTAGTGACTGTAATAGACTAATCTTTATTGGAATATACAAGTAAAGCCAGTTACTCTTAACCAGAATAGCTGGCTTTTTTGTAGTATATTATATTTTTACTAATCCACCATAAACTTAGCACTGCCAACCATATGGTTTT carries:
- a CDS encoding Nramp family divalent metal transporter; its protein translation is MRLKSLVKDLGPGLVVAATGVGAGDLVAASVGGAHFSYVILWSALLGALLKYALNEGIARWQLASGKSMIEAWKSYFPSWVSYYFLSYLIIWSFIVGAALSGACGLAAHAIFPILSVAQWGIIHAVLAFVLVLFFQYNFFERIMKAMIALMFIIVILTTIISQPNWSLVIKGTFLPSIPKGSIWLILGIIGGVGGSVTLLSYGYWIKEREWNSVSFLPKVKIDLSVAYILTGLFGMAIMIIAAQLQPEVVNGNGMVLSLADKIGENSGEVGKWIFLLGFWGAVFSSMLGVWQGVPFLFADYMRTRSNSMTHSSISNIDLSKDNSYKYFLAFIALPPLVLLFFQKPVWIIIAYAVTGSMFMPFLAFTLFWLNNRKNEVLKNSIFINFLLFIAFALFSLLMGMKLWEFV
- a CDS encoding T9SS type A sorting domain-containing protein encodes the protein MKSTILLILILFLSLSSFSQYIYSDTTWERWYGVQNNDESALAYKNDIEHYDKGYIFHANYEEIADGKTFIKKTDINGYYLWERKLDSTYQTYMLSMKNVHNGGLVMCGVSYYNDIGNPWVAKLNACMEVEWCKLFEWPEYSFAKDIAIDNNGDIIVLCYGFGYGDIERINLIKLDTEGHIIWKGDYATMDDYPVIWNAVPDKILISEENDYYLSGKAEWPINNDPSQGWGTRSLFIKVNPNGEEEWILPFGIYDSLYTQPWSIHNLSEGNFVAIGSNYQTHHPVMMYFNENGEEQSFVSKQIMPENYFATRLGEAIQISDTSFFSIFLYKNTSEEYTYHSGYIKFDTALNIIDYKEDDRWTGPSDLVHTYNDKIVTVGRMKENNSSGKYDIYMSKRNQDFNYDTVYPNWTGQYDSLCPGGVVSGFLPYTCHTIVGIDELQSPKHYAQTKDKIELQIHPNPAHTIAKLIIENKNEVTGLQLSVYNQTGEEVYQKKLANGIKEEALNISQWSSGMYVIIVRSENHMVGSAKLVVE
- a CDS encoding T9SS type A sorting domain-containing protein is translated as MKQQIINGQTIIGAKENLEAQLQNSKAEYSNAFNHILARYTHDTVNNNSDSILYLLSQSQNIESRYQLAGIYLQNNETTAANQVLNSIATDFTLDNEDAYELDKLQEYYQILANVKNNNRSIYELTDTEKAEILLLSKDTVNLASAWARNLLIYLGEKEYQAPIYLPEFENKSALITEPFDINIPKEEYAEINMYPNPARDYVICEYDIKIAFQSAELVITETSTGKRLDNIAIEQKQDSKTIDLKSFKSGNYIITLKIDGKAINSTTFNIIK
- the trxB gene encoding thioredoxin-disulfide reductase, with amino-acid sequence MSEAIEKVKTLIIGSGPAGYTAGIYAGRAALNPVMYQGMQPGGQLTITTEVENFPGYPEGTDGPAMMEDLKKQAERYGTQVRWGEIVEADFSKRPFICKADDGNMIEAETVIIATGASAMWLGLPSEEEYNGGGVSACATCDGFFYKGKDVAVVGGGDTAAEEASYLANICNKVYMIVRRDELRASKAMQERVKKNPKIEILWNHNTKEILGTSQGFAKTVTGALLLNNKTNEETTINIDGFFVAIGHTPNSKIFKGQIDMDETGYINTIPGSTATNIPGVFAAGDVQDKTYRQAITAAGTGCMAAIEAERFIGENE
- a CDS encoding TetR/AcrR family transcriptional regulator — encoded protein: MNKLIPKLQKSKDKRVALLQATLQLINQGGIQEASMSKVAKLAKVSPGTIYLYFENKQDLVNQLYLSIKAAFSKEAFKDFKEDDPVKESFRKIWYRIAGFKIKQTEESSFLDQCDNTPILDEKSRQEGLRHLQPLLDLWNRGQEEALIKKISPYLLYAFTIYPMAFLMNTKNRSHCKLNEQILEKAFEAAWDSIKL
- a CDS encoding DUF4956 domain-containing protein, which produces MLKFIQNTILNVSKTAENIVDTPTWEDSFRFLDIKLINVPDFTELVVRFALNSIMILLVIHYMYARTSKRKDFYFSYIAIGGTVFLLSFLLNNVKLELGFALGLFAIFGIIRYRTDAIPIKEMTYLFVVIGISVMNALASKKVSYSELLFTNAAIVAGLWFLEKRLLLKEEKSLRIIYEKIENIHKMKEEELREDLQNRTGITIIRYEITKIDFLRDVADIEIFYSPKENATLIQNNE
- a CDS encoding cation:proton antiporter; this encodes MFATWHIDAIWISIAFIAGFLAKKVNLPPLIGFLATGFLLNFIGMSEGNIAIHALAELGVMLLLFNIGLKINLKSLLHKEIWASAGIHSVITTLVFASLISIISTIGLGYLTPLSFKTALIIGFALSFSSTVFTIKILEERGEVNSFHGNIAIGILVIQDVLAVIFLTISKNEIPSLWALGLPVYLYLIRFLFYRILKTIDHGELLTLFGFFAAFVAGAMSFDMVGLKADLGALIMGVLLGNHGRAKELSTHMGGYKDFFLIAFFFEIGLSGLPTWSTLLIAVIMTMMLVLKSGLFMYLFTRFNLRARTSLLTTLSLSTYSEFGLIVAAIGVQAGWMESSWLVTLALALSLSFLIAAPFNHRAHEIFNHFKPQLMRLNSSKVHPDDEPSNLGDAEVLVCGMGRIGRSVYRQVCQEYNDKVVGVDYNHDTVEGAQSENKNVIWGDATDSNFWQNVDLSKINMIFLSFSNHTSNVNTSIELKNIEHSGIKIGAVCEFRDQAKELHDNGVDFIYNAREQVGKEFAKEFLLNHSESN
- a CDS encoding T9SS type A sorting domain-containing protein, with product MRNFLINIFLFFSIYANAQFIYSDTTWERWYGAQNNNESALAYKNDIEHYDKGYIFHANYEEFMEGKTFIKKTDINGYYLWERRMDSTYQNYILSMKNHEDGGLIMCGISNFTGVANPWVSKLNACMEVEWCKIFEWPEYSFAKDIAIDKNGDIIVLCADYGELYEERINLIKLNTEGHIIWKGDYATMDDYPVIWNAMPDKILISEENDYYIAGEAEWPINNDPSQGWGTRSLFIKVNPNGEEEWILPFGIYDSLYSKPWSIHNLSEGNFVAIGSNYQTHHPVLMYFNENGEEQSFVSKQIMPEDYFSTRLAGSIQISDTSFISIWRYLYTIEEYNYHYGYIKFDTALNIIDYKEDDRWKDPANLIYSYNDKIVTVGRMKENNSSGKYDIYMSKRNLDFTYDTVYPNWTGQYDSLCPGGVVSGFLPYTCHTIVGIDELQSPKHYAQTKDKIELQIHPNPAHTIAKLIIENKNEVTGLQLSVYNQTGEEVYQKKLANGIKEEALNISQWSAGIYVIIVRSENHMVGSAKLVVE
- a CDS encoding nitroreductase family protein — encoded protein: MELLDKLNWRYAAKAMNGEKVAQEKIDNIIEAISLAPTSSGLQPFEVFVITNQEIKEKIKPVSWNQSVITDCSHLLVFAAWDTYTEDRINKMFDLTNEVRGFKNQGWEDYRQLLLGAYPQRDAEVNFNHAARQAYIAFSQAIAAAAFEGVDATPLEGFDPVAVDEILNLKEKGLRSCVMLPLGYRDTENDWLVNLKKVRKSKNDLVTVID